A single genomic interval of Stigmatella aurantiaca harbors:
- the ycaC gene encoding isochorismate family cysteine hydrolase YcaC produces MSTPYRRLDLNNAAVLMVDHQAGLLSLVRDFNPDQFKNNVLALADLAAFFKLPVVLTTSFEDGPNGPLIPELKAKFPDAPFIPRPGQINAWDNEDFVKAVKATGRKQLLIAGVVTEVCVAFPALSALAEDFEVFVVSDASGTFNEVSRDASWDRMSQAGAQLMTWFAVACELQRDWRRDVEGLGALLSNHIPDYRNLMTSYNTFKARKPTP; encoded by the coding sequence ATGAGCACGCCCTACCGCCGCCTCGACCTCAACAACGCCGCCGTGCTGATGGTGGACCACCAGGCCGGCCTGCTGTCGCTGGTCCGTGACTTCAACCCGGATCAGTTCAAGAACAACGTGCTGGCCCTGGCGGACCTCGCCGCCTTCTTCAAGCTGCCGGTGGTGCTGACCACCAGCTTCGAGGACGGCCCCAACGGCCCGCTCATCCCCGAGCTGAAGGCGAAGTTCCCGGACGCGCCCTTCATCCCGCGCCCCGGGCAGATCAACGCCTGGGACAACGAGGACTTCGTCAAGGCGGTGAAGGCCACCGGCCGCAAGCAGCTCCTCATCGCCGGCGTGGTGACCGAGGTGTGCGTGGCCTTCCCCGCGCTGTCGGCCCTGGCGGAGGACTTCGAGGTGTTCGTGGTGTCCGATGCCTCGGGCACCTTCAACGAGGTGTCGCGCGACGCCTCGTGGGACCGGATGTCCCAGGCGGGCGCCCAGCTCATGACGTGGTTCGCGGTGGCCTGCGAGCTGCAGCGCGACTGGCGCCGGGACGTGGAGGGCCTGGGCGCGCTGCTCTCCAACCACATCCCCGACTACCGCAACCTCATGACCAGCTACAACACGTTCAAGGCGCGCAAGCCCACCCCGTGA
- a CDS encoding GH25 family lysozyme, whose amino-acid sequence MNRRTPSKRVLRGFASLCVTWILCLTGCGELGPEGLESQAASATSQDMTVLAAPSNVQAFYAESRWTSRFGVTGPYYGPAGHRGHDIAAGAGTAIPALRSGTVRRVQYSPIVGHTIAIESAPGDFSGYDHVIRTRVSVGDFVQQGDIIAYVAGAGDDHGSAWSGAHLHLTRGSTDRCVFGENVSDPAPLIRNVLGTGSGGGTGPGGGSGGIQVSVEEGKILQRVAQRGGYTGPVDGALGVNSWKGVQTVIKAEGYYTGPVDGVPGELTWKGVQRLAQRGGYTGPVDGFPGPNTYAGLNNWLAQSPGTPPPSGIQGVYGIDVGTTQRDLDFNAVRSAGYQFAIVKAGGSNVSPIYVAPYYAQQVARARAAGLLVGHYWMAGSTTPANDAQYFVDHLYDYRAGDLLVLDNEAIDDGIFWNDAMTAAFMQAVKNRLGKAPFLYTYSSLLTANTWTQTKAVGSKLWIAHYTGTPGNPNIGSAFPAWDIHQYTSSGNQNGIPLDLNVAKLSAFAGLAQPPLGVTAPPATAIPGGGSGGGGGSAPAITVEQGRILQTLARRGGYTGPIDGVPGTQTWLGVQKVLRELGYYEGPADGAPGLNTYKGLQLLAQDGGYSGPIDGIPGPNTYAGIQAYLNGTSGGVPPVSNAQGVTLQRIAKAGGYTGAVDGVPGANTWKGFQQVLTGYGYSGPVDGAMGTNSWMALQRFAAKGGYTGPIDGAMGTNGWKGVQTVLKGFGYTGPVDGVMGTNSYAALQRVARLGGYMGPIDGAMGVNSWKGVQTFLSGTGYTGPVDGVPGTNTYKALQALAARGGYAGPLDGLPGSNTYAGLANLLD is encoded by the coding sequence ATGAACCGTCGCACCCCTTCGAAACGTGTCTTGCGAGGGTTCGCCTCGCTCTGTGTGACGTGGATTCTGTGCCTGACCGGCTGTGGGGAGCTGGGCCCGGAGGGCCTCGAGAGCCAGGCGGCCTCGGCCACGTCGCAGGACATGACGGTCCTCGCCGCGCCGTCGAACGTGCAGGCGTTCTACGCGGAGAGCCGGTGGACTTCCCGCTTTGGCGTCACGGGGCCCTACTATGGCCCCGCGGGCCACCGGGGGCACGACATCGCCGCCGGGGCCGGCACGGCGATTCCCGCGCTGCGCTCCGGCACCGTGCGCCGCGTCCAGTACTCCCCCATCGTCGGGCACACCATCGCCATCGAGTCCGCGCCCGGGGACTTCTCCGGGTATGACCACGTCATCCGCACCCGCGTGTCCGTGGGCGACTTTGTCCAGCAGGGGGACATCATCGCCTACGTGGCGGGCGCTGGGGATGACCATGGCTCGGCGTGGTCCGGAGCGCACCTCCACCTCACCCGGGGCTCCACGGATCGCTGCGTGTTCGGCGAGAACGTGAGCGATCCCGCGCCCCTCATCCGCAATGTGCTCGGCACGGGCTCTGGCGGAGGCACGGGGCCCGGGGGCGGCTCCGGCGGCATCCAGGTCAGCGTCGAGGAGGGAAAGATTCTTCAGCGCGTCGCCCAGCGCGGCGGGTACACGGGCCCGGTGGACGGCGCGCTCGGCGTCAACTCGTGGAAGGGCGTGCAGACCGTCATCAAGGCCGAGGGCTACTACACCGGCCCCGTCGATGGCGTCCCGGGGGAGCTGACGTGGAAGGGCGTCCAGCGGCTCGCCCAGCGCGGCGGGTACACGGGCCCCGTGGATGGGTTCCCCGGGCCGAACACCTACGCGGGGCTCAACAACTGGCTCGCGCAGTCTCCGGGCACTCCGCCCCCGTCGGGCATTCAGGGCGTCTACGGCATCGATGTGGGCACCACCCAGCGGGATCTTGACTTCAACGCCGTTCGCAGCGCCGGGTACCAGTTCGCCATCGTCAAGGCGGGCGGCTCCAACGTCTCGCCCATCTACGTCGCGCCGTACTACGCCCAGCAGGTCGCCCGGGCCCGTGCGGCCGGACTCCTCGTCGGGCACTACTGGATGGCGGGCTCCACCACCCCCGCCAATGACGCCCAGTACTTCGTGGATCACCTGTACGACTACCGCGCCGGGGATCTCCTGGTGCTCGACAACGAGGCGATCGACGACGGCATCTTCTGGAATGACGCCATGACCGCCGCCTTCATGCAGGCGGTGAAGAACCGCCTGGGCAAGGCCCCGTTCCTGTACACCTATTCGAGCCTGCTCACGGCCAACACCTGGACCCAGACGAAGGCCGTGGGCTCCAAGCTGTGGATCGCCCACTACACGGGCACGCCGGGCAACCCGAACATCGGCTCGGCCTTCCCCGCGTGGGACATTCACCAGTACACCTCCTCCGGGAACCAGAACGGCATCCCGCTCGACCTGAACGTCGCCAAGCTGTCCGCGTTCGCGGGCCTCGCCCAGCCGCCGCTCGGCGTGACGGCGCCCCCGGCCACCGCCATCCCCGGTGGGGGCTCGGGCGGCGGGGGTGGAAGCGCTCCGGCCATCACCGTGGAGCAGGGCCGCATCCTGCAGACGCTGGCGCGCCGGGGCGGCTACACCGGGCCCATCGATGGCGTGCCGGGCACCCAAACCTGGCTCGGCGTGCAGAAGGTCCTCCGCGAGCTGGGCTACTACGAGGGCCCCGCCGACGGCGCTCCGGGCCTCAACACCTACAAGGGCTTGCAACTGCTCGCCCAGGACGGTGGCTACTCGGGGCCCATCGACGGCATCCCCGGGCCCAACACGTACGCCGGCATCCAGGCGTATTTGAATGGCACCTCCGGCGGGGTGCCGCCCGTCAGCAACGCGCAGGGCGTGACGCTGCAGCGGATTGCCAAGGCGGGCGGGTACACCGGCGCCGTGGACGGCGTCCCGGGCGCGAACACGTGGAAGGGGTTCCAGCAGGTGCTCACCGGCTACGGCTACTCGGGGCCTGTGGATGGCGCCATGGGGACGAACTCGTGGATGGCGCTCCAGCGCTTCGCCGCCAAGGGGGGCTACACGGGCCCCATCGACGGCGCCATGGGCACCAACGGCTGGAAGGGCGTGCAGACCGTGCTGAAGGGCTTTGGCTACACGGGCCCCGTGGATGGCGTCATGGGAACGAACTCGTACGCCGCGCTCCAGCGCGTGGCGCGCCTGGGCGGGTACATGGGGCCCATCGATGGCGCCATGGGGGTGAACTCGTGGAAGGGCGTGCAGACCTTCCTGAGCGGCACCGGGTACACGGGCCCCGTGGACGGCGTGCCGGGAACGAACACCTACAAGGCGCTCCAGGCCCTGGCGGCCCGGGGCGGCTACGCGGGCCCGCTCGACGGCCTCCCCGGAAGCAACACGTACGCGGGGCTGGCGAACCTCCTGGACTGA
- a CDS encoding MFS transporter → MGQEDSGLRAQRALWADPGWRRWVLASLFPRLGGAMMPFALLLVGEAALGSFASGAWMTSAYSVGAAVASPFRGRQMDRRSLPGALRTPLLLQALLCGAMALAGTLRASLPVLLVLSLLLGVIPAGVAGAYRALLPSLLPPARLAPAFAIDAVLIEVAWIGGPPLVGALALVHPSLSLGVIGAGALLALGINRWLPPRAPPPSSTLPGDRVSLRPLLQGLPLLVYVSVVACGVGWGSVDTALPARLVELGSRAELWGGLSALLSVTSAVGGLVHASLLRPSSPQRALGRALVFLALWGGLLLPTVWMDSVLGLGVWLAAAGLFLAPLVGLLTYLLQQALPSDRQAEGFALYGACWALGIGVGSALTALLLRHASAQMALVPTGAVPLLAAGAVVLLARARPHPPATPPAP, encoded by the coding sequence ATGGGGCAGGAGGACAGCGGGCTGCGGGCCCAACGCGCGCTGTGGGCGGATCCGGGCTGGCGCCGCTGGGTGCTGGCCTCGCTCTTCCCGCGGCTGGGCGGGGCGATGATGCCCTTCGCGCTGCTGCTGGTGGGCGAGGCGGCCCTGGGCTCCTTCGCTTCGGGCGCCTGGATGACGAGCGCCTACTCGGTGGGCGCCGCCGTGGCCTCGCCCTTCCGCGGACGGCAGATGGACCGGCGCTCCCTGCCGGGCGCCCTGCGCACCCCGCTGCTGCTGCAGGCCCTCCTGTGCGGGGCGATGGCCCTCGCGGGCACCCTGCGCGCCTCTCTGCCCGTGTTGCTGGTGCTCTCGCTGCTGCTGGGCGTCATCCCCGCGGGCGTCGCGGGGGCCTACCGCGCGCTGCTGCCCTCCCTGCTGCCCCCGGCCCGGCTGGCGCCGGCCTTCGCCATCGACGCGGTGCTCATCGAGGTGGCGTGGATCGGCGGGCCGCCGCTCGTGGGCGCCCTGGCCCTGGTGCACCCGTCGCTCTCCCTGGGCGTCATCGGCGCCGGGGCCCTGCTGGCCCTGGGCATCAACCGCTGGCTGCCGCCGCGCGCGCCGCCGCCCTCCTCCACCCTTCCCGGAGACCGGGTCTCGCTGCGGCCCTTGCTGCAGGGGCTGCCCCTGCTCGTCTACGTGAGCGTGGTGGCGTGCGGCGTGGGCTGGGGCTCGGTGGACACGGCCCTGCCAGCCCGGCTGGTGGAGCTGGGTTCCCGCGCGGAGCTGTGGGGCGGCCTCTCCGCCCTGCTGTCCGTCACGAGCGCCGTGGGGGGCCTGGTTCACGCGAGCCTCCTGCGGCCCTCCTCCCCGCAGCGAGCCCTCGGCAGGGCCCTGGTCTTCCTGGCGCTGTGGGGGGGGTTGCTGCTGCCCACCGTGTGGATGGACAGCGTCCTGGGGCTGGGGGTGTGGCTGGCGGCGGCCGGGCTCTTCCTGGCCCCGCTGGTGGGGCTGCTCACCTACCTGCTTCAACAGGCATTGCCCTCGGACCGGCAGGCCGAGGGCTTCGCGCTGTACGGGGCGTGCTGGGCGCTCGGCATCGGCGTGGGCAGCGCGCTCACGGCCCTGCTCCTGCGGCACGCCAGCGCCCAGATGGCGCTGGTCCCCACGGGAGCGGTACCCCTGCTGGCGGCCGGGGCCGTGGTGCTGCTCGCGCGCGCCCGGCCACACCCGCCGGCCACGCCTCCCGCGCCCTGA
- a CDS encoding class I SAM-dependent methyltransferase, whose translation MSQNIYDDPGFFEGYSQLARSLKGLAGAPEWPSLRALLPNVQGLRIADLGCGFGGFCRWAREHGAAHVLGLDLSGKMLARAKAVTSDDAITYQQTDLEHLALPEGAFELAFSSLALHYVEDLPRLLATIHRGLVPGGRFVFSTEHPIYMASRQPAWMRGPEGHRTWPVDSYQLEGKRTTRWLADGVVKYHRTLGTTLNALIRQGFTLRHVEEWGPSSAQLAAHPEMAEEQDRPMFLLVSAQR comes from the coding sequence ATGAGCCAGAACATCTACGATGATCCAGGCTTCTTCGAAGGCTACAGCCAGCTCGCGCGCTCCCTGAAAGGCCTCGCCGGCGCCCCGGAGTGGCCCTCCCTCCGGGCGCTGCTCCCCAACGTCCAGGGCCTCCGGATCGCCGACCTCGGGTGCGGCTTCGGCGGGTTTTGCCGCTGGGCCCGGGAGCACGGCGCCGCCCACGTACTCGGATTGGACCTGTCCGGGAAGATGCTCGCCCGCGCGAAGGCAGTCACTTCGGACGACGCCATCACCTACCAGCAGACCGACCTGGAGCACCTGGCGCTTCCGGAAGGGGCCTTTGAGCTCGCCTTCAGCTCACTGGCCCTGCACTACGTCGAGGATCTCCCGCGGCTCCTCGCCACCATTCACCGGGGGCTGGTGCCCGGCGGACGCTTTGTCTTCTCCACCGAGCATCCCATCTACATGGCCTCGCGCCAGCCCGCCTGGATGCGCGGCCCCGAGGGGCACCGGACGTGGCCCGTCGACAGCTATCAGCTCGAAGGGAAGCGCACGACGCGCTGGCTGGCGGACGGGGTGGTCAAGTACCACCGGACGCTTGGGACCACGCTGAACGCGCTGATCCGGCAGGGCTTCACCCTGCGGCACGTGGAGGAGTGGGGCCCCTCCAGCGCGCAGCTCGCGGCGCACCCTGAAATGGCCGAGGAGCAGGACCGGCCCATGTTCCTGTTGGTCTCCGCGCAGCGATAG
- a CDS encoding NAD(P)/FAD-dependent oxidoreductase, with protein sequence MSSQQKFKRVILIGGSMAGLLGARVLSDHFEQVILLERDPRPTGPEPRKGAPHARHIHALLGAGVETLDAFFPGLVRELTAEGAVLVDMGRDGALFQAGQWKRRYVLGIETVLCTRVFLEWKIRCRIAAIPNVEIRYETSAEALLWDEARTRVTGVRVKTGGAEETLEADLVVDASGRGSRASRWLEQLGYEPPPVEEVGIDLAYSSRLYAPPEDASRDWKLLIVYPNPPENSRAGIVSSVEGGRWIVTLSGYFGDHPPTDEEGFLAFTRTLSTPHVAEALARARPLSEPVRHKVPSSRWLHYEKLERLPESFILFGDSVCAFNPIYGQGMSVISLCARLLGEQLTAHTRASPGSLHGFSQRFQRKLAGFLTVPWKISTTMDLKYPQTQGQRYFGMKLVHWGFDAMIGLAAVTEETGKPFYDMLHMKRGAEALMSPGYLAALVGYGLKRRFASPEPSDVHRMPRAPL encoded by the coding sequence ATGAGCAGCCAGCAGAAGTTCAAAAGGGTCATCCTCATCGGCGGAAGCATGGCGGGCCTTCTCGGCGCGCGCGTCCTGTCGGACCACTTCGAGCAGGTGATCCTCCTGGAGCGGGATCCACGTCCCACGGGCCCCGAGCCCCGCAAGGGCGCGCCCCATGCCCGCCACATCCACGCCCTGCTGGGCGCGGGCGTGGAGACGCTCGATGCCTTCTTCCCGGGGCTCGTGCGGGAGCTGACCGCCGAGGGCGCGGTGCTCGTCGACATGGGGCGTGACGGCGCCCTGTTCCAGGCGGGCCAGTGGAAGAGGCGCTATGTCCTCGGCATCGAGACCGTGCTCTGCACCCGCGTCTTCCTGGAGTGGAAGATCCGCTGCCGCATCGCCGCGATTCCCAACGTGGAGATCCGCTATGAGACTTCCGCCGAGGCGCTGCTCTGGGACGAGGCGCGCACCCGCGTCACCGGCGTGCGGGTGAAGACGGGCGGCGCGGAGGAGACGCTCGAGGCGGACCTCGTCGTGGATGCCAGTGGGCGGGGCTCGCGCGCCTCACGCTGGCTGGAGCAGCTCGGCTATGAGCCCCCGCCGGTCGAGGAGGTGGGCATCGACCTGGCCTACTCCAGCCGCCTCTACGCGCCCCCCGAGGATGCCTCCCGGGATTGGAAGCTCCTCATCGTCTATCCCAATCCGCCCGAGAACTCCCGGGCGGGCATTGTCTCCAGCGTCGAAGGCGGGCGGTGGATCGTCACCCTCAGTGGCTACTTCGGCGACCATCCCCCCACGGATGAGGAGGGCTTCCTGGCGTTCACCCGGACGCTGTCCACGCCGCACGTGGCCGAGGCCCTCGCGCGGGCCCGGCCGCTCAGCGAGCCCGTCCGGCACAAGGTTCCCTCCAGCCGCTGGCTTCATTACGAGAAGCTGGAGCGCCTGCCCGAGTCCTTCATCCTCTTCGGCGACTCGGTGTGCGCCTTCAACCCCATCTACGGCCAGGGCATGTCGGTCATCAGCCTGTGCGCGCGGCTGCTCGGGGAGCAGCTCACGGCCCACACCCGTGCCTCGCCGGGCTCGCTCCACGGGTTCTCCCAGCGGTTCCAGCGCAAGCTGGCCGGCTTCCTCACCGTTCCCTGGAAGATCTCCACCACCATGGACCTGAAGTACCCGCAGACGCAGGGCCAGCGGTACTTCGGGATGAAGCTCGTGCACTGGGGCTTCGACGCCATGATTGGCCTGGCCGCTGTCACCGAGGAGACGGGCAAGCCGTTCTACGACATGCTGCACATGAAGCGCGGCGCCGAGGCCCTGATGTCCCCCGGGTACCTGGCGGCGCTCGTCGGCTATGGCCTGAAGCGCCGCTTCGCCTCGCCGGAGCCATCAGACGTACACCGGATGCCCCGCGCGCCGTTGTGA
- a CDS encoding LysR family transcriptional regulator — protein sequence MSRIHVPASSAPVDLSRVNLNLLVALDALLTEASVTKAAARLGLTQSALSHALRQLREVFGDALLIRGRGGMVLTPRAQQLAVPIRRGLLELQRALHDEPLFEPSTAVHRFTLATSDYFASIILPPLLALLRTEAPKVDLDVRPVDERRTPELLESGAVDLVIQAFPTPAPALRQQKLFEEGFSCIVRQDHPEVNRRLELAQYLRLPHVLISPRGEGEGIVDQVLAKQGLSRRIALRLPFFLTAPLVITRSDLVLTAPRRMVEGFAQAWRLQVLKPPLPLPTFNTVQLWHERYEDDPAHRWLRDALMRATAPLR from the coding sequence ATGAGCCGCATTCATGTTCCCGCCTCCTCCGCCCCCGTGGACCTGTCCCGCGTCAACCTGAACCTCCTGGTGGCCCTGGATGCGCTGCTGACCGAGGCGAGCGTGACGAAGGCGGCGGCCCGGCTGGGGCTCACCCAGTCGGCGCTGAGCCATGCGCTGCGGCAGCTCCGGGAGGTGTTCGGCGATGCGCTGCTCATCCGGGGCCGGGGCGGCATGGTGCTCACCCCGCGCGCGCAGCAGCTCGCCGTGCCCATCCGCCGGGGGTTGCTGGAGCTGCAGCGGGCCCTGCACGACGAGCCCCTCTTCGAGCCCTCCACCGCCGTGCACCGCTTCACCCTGGCCACCAGCGACTACTTCGCCTCCATCATCCTGCCGCCGCTGCTGGCGCTGCTGCGCACGGAGGCGCCGAAGGTGGACCTGGACGTGCGCCCCGTCGACGAGCGCCGGACGCCCGAGCTGCTGGAGAGCGGCGCGGTGGACCTCGTCATCCAGGCCTTCCCCACGCCCGCGCCCGCGCTGCGCCAGCAGAAGCTGTTCGAGGAGGGGTTCTCCTGCATCGTCCGCCAGGACCACCCGGAGGTGAACCGCCGGCTGGAGCTGGCGCAATACCTGCGCCTGCCGCACGTGCTCATCAGCCCCCGGGGCGAGGGCGAGGGCATCGTGGACCAGGTCCTGGCGAAGCAGGGGCTCTCGCGGCGCATCGCCCTGCGGCTGCCCTTCTTCCTCACGGCGCCGCTGGTCATCACCCGCTCGGACCTGGTGCTGACAGCCCCCCGCCGCATGGTGGAGGGCTTCGCCCAGGCCTGGCGTCTCCAGGTGCTCAAGCCGCCCCTGCCCCTGCCCACCTTCAACACCGTGCAACTCTGGCACGAGCGCTACGAGGACGACCCGGCGCACCGCTGGCTGCGCGATGCCCTCATGCGGGCCACCGCCCCGCTGCGGTGA
- a CDS encoding S1 family peptidase, translated as MTRKTLLPSLATSVLTGWTALQGLAATAEPLPPEPAQGVTAGQGLTEASTLRRLTLEARAQALEPALRDALGEDFAGAWLDAQGTQLLVGVTSEAGEALVRRAGAEPRRVARSQAQLERVMEALNTHAREAPPSIHAWYVDVPTNSVVVLAQDAHLPRAQAFLARSQGAADGALRIVPSSEAPRPVYDVRGGDPFFAGSARCTVGFSVQGGFVTAGHCAPAGATVTGYNGVVMGVVQASVFPSRDYAWVKTNASWTPQPWVRNGSGGNTVVAGSTAAAVGASVCRHGNTTGWMCGTIQARNVTVNYAEGAVTGLTRTNVCSEPGDSGGPWLSGSQAQGMTSGGSGNCTSGGTTYFQPVNPVLAAYGLTLKTGSTP; from the coding sequence ATGACACGCAAGACTCTCCTGCCGTCTCTCGCCACCTCCGTGCTGACCGGTTGGACCGCCCTCCAGGGCCTGGCCGCCACCGCCGAGCCGCTGCCGCCCGAGCCCGCGCAGGGCGTGACGGCGGGGCAAGGCTTGACCGAGGCGTCCACCTTGCGCCGCCTGACACTGGAGGCGCGTGCCCAGGCGCTCGAGCCAGCGCTGCGGGACGCGCTGGGCGAGGACTTCGCGGGAGCCTGGCTCGATGCGCAAGGCACCCAGCTCCTCGTGGGCGTCACCTCCGAGGCCGGGGAGGCCCTCGTCCGCCGCGCGGGCGCCGAGCCCCGGCGCGTGGCCCGGAGCCAGGCACAGCTGGAGCGGGTGATGGAGGCGCTGAACACCCACGCGCGGGAAGCGCCCCCGTCCATCCATGCCTGGTACGTGGACGTGCCCACCAACAGCGTGGTGGTGCTGGCCCAGGACGCCCACCTGCCGCGCGCCCAGGCCTTCCTCGCCCGGAGCCAGGGGGCCGCGGACGGGGCCCTCCGGATCGTCCCCTCCTCCGAGGCGCCCCGCCCCGTGTACGACGTGCGCGGAGGGGATCCGTTCTTCGCCGGCAGCGCCCGGTGCACGGTGGGCTTCTCCGTCCAGGGAGGCTTCGTCACCGCGGGCCACTGCGCCCCCGCGGGGGCCACCGTCACCGGCTACAACGGCGTCGTCATGGGCGTCGTCCAGGCCTCGGTCTTTCCCAGCCGCGACTACGCCTGGGTGAAGACCAACGCTTCCTGGACGCCGCAGCCGTGGGTGCGCAACGGCAGTGGCGGCAACACGGTGGTCGCCGGCTCCACGGCCGCGGCGGTGGGCGCCTCGGTCTGCCGGCATGGAAACACCACGGGTTGGATGTGTGGAACGATCCAGGCGCGCAACGTGACGGTGAACTACGCCGAGGGGGCGGTCACCGGCCTCACCCGGACGAACGTGTGCAGCGAGCCGGGTGACTCCGGCGGGCCCTGGCTCTCCGGCAGCCAGGCCCAGGGCATGACATCGGGAGGCTCGGGCAACTGCACGAGCGGGGGCACCACCTACTTCCAGCCGGTCAACCCCGTCCTGGCCGCCTACGGCCTCACGCTCAAGACGGGCAGCACCCCGTAA